TGCGCCTTCGGAATTCATGGCAGTAACCACCATGACCTCTTCGAGCGAGCCGGTGCTGGCATTCGGTTCCACGATGATGGTGCGATCGTCGTCGCCGGCGTTGCCGTCGACCTTCACCACGGTGCCGATGATGATGCCGCGATAGTAACCGCCGCCCAGGCCCGACGTGATGACGACGTCGCCCTTCTGCACGTCGACGCTGCTCGAGACGTCTTCCAGGTACAGCAGGCCGTCGAACGAGCCCTTCAGGATGCCCTCGGCACGGCTGGACTGGATCATGGCAGCGACACCCGTTTGCGGATCGGCCAGCAAACGCACTTCCGCGGTGCTGTCCGTGGCGGAGATAACCTGCCCCACCAGGCCGCTGCTGCCAATGACGGGCAGACCGGCGCGAACGCCGCTGGAAGTACCCGCATCAATGGTAACCACCAGGTTCCACGCATCGGTGGAACGTGAGAGCACGCGGCACGTAACGCCTTCCATGCTGTACATGTCGGCCACGTTCATGAGCTCTTGCAGGCGCTGGGCTTCCTGGCGGTATTCCTCCAGCTCGGCGATGGTCTGGCGAAGCTCCTGGTTCTCTTCCGTGAGCTCGGTGACCGTAGTAGCCTGCGTGGCATCGGTGATGCTATCGGAGGTAGAATCTTCGGCGGCGGAAATCGTGGCGCTCACCAGCTTCAACGGGGTGAATACGCTGGATACGCCACCCTGCACCTTGTGCAGCAAGCCGCTGGAACCCTCGCGGGCGTACATGGTGACGCTCACGAGGGAAATGACCAACAGGACGATGAGCACCAAATAGGGCCGCATCGCCGATGGATCCTGTTTGAAATTCAAAGGCATACCGAAAAGCGCGCCTTACCTGGAACGCATGAGCGTCTGCTTCAGCGCGGTGGGCGTTTCCAGAACCTTCAGGCAGCCCATAACCACGTTGGTAAGGGCCGTCTCGCTTACCCAAACGGGAATTTCGAGCTCGCGAGCCAGGTACTGATCGAGGCCGGAAAGCAGGCCGCCGCCACCCGTGAGCAGGATGCCGTTCTGGATGATGTCGGATGCCAGGTCGGGGTTCGTCTTCTTGAACGTTTCCTTGATGTGCAGCACCATTTCGTCGCAGGAGGACTGCAGCGAAGCGCGCACGTCTTCCGACTGAATGGTAACTTCCTTCGGTTGTTCGGTGAGAACGTCCTGACCAGAAATGATCATGTCGCGCTCGCGGCCGTCTTCGAACGGAAGAATGGAGCCGATCTTGATCTTGATGACTTCAGCCGTGCGTTCGCCGATCTTGATGCCCAGCAGGTCGCGCAGGTACATGGCGATGGCCTCGTCCATGCGGTTGCCAGCAAGACGCAGCGAAGACGACGTAACGATGCCGCCCAGCGAGATGACGGCCACTTCCGTGGTGCCGCCACCGATGTCGACGACCATGGAGCCGGTAGGCTCGGTTACGGGCAGGTCGGCACCCATGGCAGCGGCCATGGGCTCTTCGATGAGGTATGCCTGGCGCGCGCCCGCCTGAATGGTGGCTTCGAATACCGCGCGCTTTTCAACGCTGGTAGCGCCGCAGGGAATGCACACGACGATACGCGGCTTGGGCTGCCAGGGGTACTTGCGCTCGACCGCCTTGTTGATGAATGCGGACAGCATGGCCTCGGTGACGTCGTAGTCGGCGATAACGCCGTCATGCAGCGGATGTTCCGCCGAAAACGCATCGGGGGTATGGTTGATCATGTTCTTGGCTTCATGACCAACGGCAAGAACGCGGTGCGTGCTCTTTTCTATTGCAACAACCGACGGTTCGTTGATAACGATGCCTTCGCCCGTGATGGCAACCAGCGTATTTGCGGTGCCCAGGTCGATTGCCATATCGTACGATGATCCCGCCGAGTTGAACCAATCCATAAACGACATAAAGGCAGTCCTTCATACTCGGAATTTCCAAATGCAAATGGTAACACAGCGACGTGGCGCACCACGTAAATTCATACGCGAACTATAATGCATACCCGCTGGTGCGAAGCCACGTACACCCGGGAATCCGTCTGGCGCATGCGCGTTGGGCCCCGAAGGAGCGAACCCAGGCGTTGCGAGCAATGCGCGCTCCCTACCCCACGACACGAAAAAGGCCGGCTCCGAAGAGCCGGCCCCAAACTGCGATTTCTCGGCAATTAGTTGAAGAAGATGCCGATTTCGCGCTCAGCGGACTCGGGAGAGTCGGAACCATGGATGACGTTCTCGTCCATGATCAGGCCGAAGTCGCCACGGATGGTGCCAGGGGCAGCTTCCGCAGGGTTGGTGGCGCCCATGAGGGTGCGAACCTTGGCAACGGCGCCT
This genomic stretch from Denitrobacterium detoxificans harbors:
- the mreC gene encoding rod shape-determining protein MreC, whose product is MPLNFKQDPSAMRPYLVLIVLLVISLVSVTMYAREGSSGLLHKVQGGVSSVFTPLKLVSATISAAEDSTSDSITDATQATTVTELTEENQELRQTIAELEEYRQEAQRLQELMNVADMYSMEGVTCRVLSRSTDAWNLVVTIDAGTSSGVRAGLPVIGSSGLVGQVISATDSTAEVRLLADPQTGVAAMIQSSRAEGILKGSFDGLLYLEDVSSSVDVQKGDVVITSGLGGGYYRGIIIGTVVKVDGNAGDDDRTIIVEPNASTGSLEEVMVVTAMNSEGAAAESSTTSSSSSSSSSSTSSSSSSE
- a CDS encoding rod shape-determining protein, which produces MSFMDWFNSAGSSYDMAIDLGTANTLVAITGEGIVINEPSVVAIEKSTHRVLAVGHEAKNMINHTPDAFSAEHPLHDGVIADYDVTEAMLSAFINKAVERKYPWQPKPRIVVCIPCGATSVEKRAVFEATIQAGARQAYLIEEPMAAAMGADLPVTEPTGSMVVDIGGGTTEVAVISLGGIVTSSSLRLAGNRMDEAIAMYLRDLLGIKIGERTAEVIKIKIGSILPFEDGRERDMIISGQDVLTEQPKEVTIQSEDVRASLQSSCDEMVLHIKETFKKTNPDLASDIIQNGILLTGGGGLLSGLDQYLARELEIPVWVSETALTNVVMGCLKVLETPTALKQTLMRSR